A window of the Lepus europaeus isolate LE1 chromosome 5, mLepTim1.pri, whole genome shotgun sequence genome harbors these coding sequences:
- the PPIE gene encoding peptidyl-prolyl cis-trans isomerase E, whose translation MATTKRVLYVGGLAEEVDDKVLHAAFIPFGDITDIQIPLDYETEKHRGFAFVEFELAEDAAAAIDNMNESELFGRTIRVNLAKPMRIKEGSSRPVWSDDDWLKKFSGKTLEENKEEEGSEPPKVEPQEGEPTAKKARSNPQVYMDIKIGNKPAGRIQMLLRSDVVPMTAENFRCLCTHEKGFGFKGSSFHRIIPQFMCQGGDFTNHNGTGGKSIYGKKFDDENFILKHTGPGLLSMANSGPNTNGSQFFLTCDKTDWLDGKHVVFGEVTDGLDVLRQIEAQGSKDGKPKQKVIIADCGEFA comes from the exons ATGGCTACTACCAAGCGCGTCCTGTACGTGG GTGGGCTGGCAGAGGAGGTGGACGACAAAGTCCTTCATGCTGCTTTTATTCCTTTTGGAGACATCACAGATATTCAGATTCCTCTGGACTATGAAACAG AAAAGCACCGAGGATTCGCTTTTGTTGAATTTGAGTTGGCAGAG gATGCTGCAGCAGCTATCGACAACATG AATGAGTCTGAGCTCTTTGGAAGGACAATTCGGGTCAATTTGGCCAAACCAATGAGAATTAAGGAAGGCTCTTCCAGACCAG TTTGGTCAGATGACGACTGGTTGAAGAAGTTTTCGGGGAAGACTCTTGAAGAGaataaagaggaagaagggtcAGAGCCTCCCAAAGTAGAACCCCAGGAG GGAGAGCCCACTGCAAAAAAGGCCCGGTCAAATCCTCAGGTGTACATGGACATCAAGATTGGAAATAAACCAGCTGGCCGCATCCAGATGCTCCTGCGTTCAGATGTTGTACCCATGACAGCAG AGAATTTCCGTTGCCTGTGCACCCATGAGAAGGGCTTTGGCTTCAAGGGAAGCAGCTTCCACCGCATCATTCCCCAGTTCATGTGCCAAGGCGGCGATTTCACAAACCACAATGGCACCGGGGGCAAGTCCATCTATGGGAAGAAGTTTGATGATGAAAACTTCATCCTCAAACATACAGGACCAG gcctgctcTCCATGGCCAACTCTGGCCCAAACACCAATGGCTCCCAGTTCTTCCTGACGTGTGACAAGACAGACTGGCTGGATGGCAAGCATGTGGTGTTTGGGGAGGTGACCGACGGTCTGGACGTCTTGCGACAGAttgag GCCCAGGGCAGCAAGGATGGGAAGCCCAAGCAGAAGGTGATCATCGCGGATTGTGGCGAGTTCGCCTGA